A part of Streptomyces sp. NBC_01451 genomic DNA contains:
- a CDS encoding helix-turn-helix transcriptional regulator, whose product MPQNLFDTPLIGRDDELTRLSAVLDRARVREPRAVLIAGDAGVGKTRVLAEAAGRAADQGMTVLTGHCVDLGDVGLPYMPFTEILGVLAADGRFAEAFTAHPVVGRLLGGGAEDGERDAGGRLRLFEGMAGLLAAVTEVAPLLLVLEDLHWADQSSRDLLRFLLSRGVLQGPTGGSPGHRLAVFASYRADDLHRRHPLRPLLAELVRLPAVERLELRPMADAEVARLVRALGAGPLPDATVRRIVERAEGNAFYAEELLAATDAESGGVPSGLADVLLIRFEQLSDTAQQVLRTAAVAGRRVEHELLSDAVRLPEDELESALREAVGRQLLVPGEGDTYSFRHALAREAVYADLLPGERSRLHGAFARLLTGRGRPAESAAERAHHYRESHDLAEALAASLEAADHAHRVGAPAEELRHLEAVLDIWPAVEAAARPTGDGLDTVTLMLRASAAAAHAGDSHRAVSLTRAALAGVGQDTDTELAARVRYTLADNLMSIDHLSAAFAYSSEALALIPAEPPSRTWVWAAATHVMAARQMGDSDTALRVARQALSVAEELQATDAQADLMISVAALEAGGRRTPEGREKLREARELARRAACSPVEMRALFNLAIGCFESGLLEESLPWLSEGLDRARRAGLLSSPYPLEMRYLQSVVLYTLGRWDECALAAAADTEVLPAAGGFVAGPSLYVALARGDLGAADRARALLDGPFDWMATLVAGIVLTDAAALAGDPEAAVERVHSTVKALTDDAGSLPEVAVRLAALALAAVADTAVQLRRSGDEAGTQRWTDTATELLELARSRATHGRDGAPQGPEGLAWLARAEAEWARATAGPETEAWERAVTAFGFGEVYEQARCRRRFAEALLADDRREEAVAQARAARETAVRLGAAPLLREVDALIRRGRLTAPSVADDPGAASTPLTARERDVLRLLALGRSNRQIGEELFISGKTASVHVSNILAKVGAASRGEAVAVAYREGLIPSASKTSATVEPTPDSR is encoded by the coding sequence GTGCCGCAGAACCTGTTCGACACCCCGCTCATCGGCCGCGACGACGAACTGACCCGTCTCTCGGCCGTACTGGATCGTGCCCGTGTCCGTGAGCCGCGTGCCGTGCTCATCGCCGGGGACGCGGGGGTGGGCAAGACGCGGGTGCTGGCGGAGGCCGCCGGGCGGGCCGCGGACCAGGGGATGACCGTGCTGACGGGGCACTGTGTCGATCTCGGTGACGTCGGTCTGCCGTATATGCCGTTCACCGAGATCCTGGGGGTGCTGGCGGCCGACGGGCGGTTCGCGGAGGCGTTCACCGCCCATCCCGTGGTCGGGCGGCTGCTCGGTGGCGGCGCGGAGGACGGGGAGCGGGACGCCGGTGGGCGGCTGCGGCTGTTCGAGGGCATGGCCGGGCTGCTGGCCGCCGTCACCGAGGTCGCTCCACTGCTGCTCGTGCTGGAGGACCTGCACTGGGCCGACCAGTCCTCCCGGGATCTGCTGCGGTTCCTGCTCAGCCGGGGTGTGCTCCAGGGGCCCACGGGCGGTTCGCCCGGCCACCGGCTCGCGGTGTTCGCGTCGTACCGCGCGGACGATCTGCATCGCCGCCATCCGCTGCGCCCGCTCCTCGCCGAGCTGGTGCGGCTGCCCGCCGTGGAGCGGCTGGAGCTGCGGCCGATGGCCGACGCCGAGGTGGCCCGGCTGGTGCGTGCCCTGGGGGCGGGGCCGCTGCCCGACGCGACCGTCCGCCGGATCGTCGAGCGTGCCGAGGGCAACGCGTTCTACGCGGAGGAGCTGCTCGCGGCCACCGACGCGGAGTCGGGCGGCGTGCCCAGCGGGCTCGCCGACGTTCTCCTCATCCGCTTCGAACAGCTCTCCGACACGGCCCAGCAGGTGCTGCGTACGGCCGCGGTCGCCGGACGGCGTGTCGAACACGAGCTGCTGAGCGACGCCGTCCGGCTGCCGGAGGACGAGCTGGAGTCGGCACTGCGCGAGGCGGTCGGCCGACAGCTCCTCGTCCCCGGTGAGGGCGACACGTACTCCTTCCGGCACGCGCTCGCCCGTGAGGCGGTCTACGCCGATCTGCTGCCGGGCGAGCGGTCGCGGCTGCACGGGGCGTTCGCGCGGCTCCTGACGGGGCGGGGCCGGCCCGCCGAGAGTGCGGCGGAGCGCGCCCACCACTACCGGGAGAGCCACGACCTGGCGGAGGCCCTGGCGGCATCGCTGGAGGCCGCCGATCACGCCCACCGCGTCGGCGCGCCCGCCGAGGAGCTGCGGCATCTGGAAGCCGTCCTCGACATCTGGCCCGCGGTCGAGGCGGCTGCCCGTCCCACGGGCGACGGCCTGGACACGGTGACGCTGATGCTGCGGGCGTCCGCCGCCGCGGCGCACGCCGGGGACTCGCACCGCGCGGTGTCGCTCACCAGGGCCGCGCTCGCCGGAGTCGGCCAGGACACGGACACCGAACTCGCGGCGCGTGTCCGCTACACGCTCGCCGACAACCTGATGAGCATCGACCATCTGTCGGCCGCGTTCGCGTACAGCAGCGAGGCGCTCGCCCTGATCCCGGCCGAGCCCCCGTCGCGGACCTGGGTGTGGGCGGCGGCCACCCATGTCATGGCGGCACGGCAGATGGGCGACAGCGACACCGCGCTGCGGGTAGCCCGGCAGGCCCTCTCCGTCGCCGAGGAGTTGCAGGCCACCGACGCGCAGGCCGACCTCATGATCTCCGTGGCCGCGCTCGAAGCAGGGGGCCGTCGCACGCCGGAGGGCCGCGAGAAGCTCCGGGAGGCCCGCGAACTGGCCCGGCGGGCGGCCTGTTCGCCGGTGGAGATGCGGGCGCTGTTCAATCTCGCGATCGGCTGCTTCGAGTCCGGTCTGCTGGAGGAGAGCCTGCCGTGGCTGTCCGAGGGCCTGGACCGGGCCCGCCGCGCCGGTCTCCTCTCCTCGCCCTATCCCCTGGAGATGCGCTACCTCCAGTCCGTGGTGCTGTACACGCTCGGCCGTTGGGACGAGTGCGCCCTCGCGGCGGCGGCCGACACCGAGGTGCTTCCCGCAGCAGGCGGTTTCGTGGCGGGGCCCTCGCTGTACGTGGCACTGGCCCGCGGTGACCTGGGCGCCGCCGACCGCGCCCGGGCTCTCCTGGACGGCCCGTTCGACTGGATGGCCACGCTGGTCGCGGGCATCGTGCTCACGGACGCCGCCGCCCTCGCGGGGGACCCGGAGGCGGCCGTGGAGCGTGTGCACAGCACGGTGAAGGCGCTCACCGACGACGCCGGGTCGCTTCCGGAGGTCGCGGTCCGGCTCGCCGCCCTCGCCCTGGCCGCCGTCGCCGACACGGCCGTCCAGCTGCGCCGCTCCGGCGACGAGGCGGGGACACAACGCTGGACGGACACGGCGACGGAGCTGCTGGAGCTGGCCCGGTCCCGGGCGACGCACGGCCGCGACGGCGCCCCGCAGGGCCCGGAGGGTCTGGCCTGGCTGGCCCGCGCCGAGGCGGAGTGGGCACGCGCGACGGCCGGTCCCGAAACCGAGGCCTGGGAGCGGGCGGTCACGGCGTTCGGCTTCGGCGAGGTCTACGAACAGGCGCGCTGCAGAAGGCGGTTCGCAGAGGCACTGCTGGCGGACGACCGCCGTGAGGAGGCGGTCGCCCAGGCCCGCGCGGCCCGTGAGACGGCGGTACGTCTGGGTGCGGCGCCCCTGCTCCGCGAGGTGGACGCCCTGATCCGCCGCGGGCGTCTCACGGCACCGTCCGTCGCCGATGATCCCGGGGCCGCCTCCACACCCCTCACCGCCCGCGAGCGGGACGTCCTGCGGCTGCTCGCCCTCGGCCGCAGCAATCGTCAGATCGGCGAGGAACTGTTCATCAGCGGCAAGACGGCCAGCGTGCACGTCTCCAACATCCTGGCGAAGGTGGGCGCGGCGAGCCGAGGGGAGGCGGTGGCGGTCGCCTACCGGGAGGGGCTGATCCCCTCGGCCTCGAAGACGTCGGCCACGGTGGAGCCGACACCGGACTCGCGCTGA
- a CDS encoding alpha-galactosidase — translation MPLISHSPDTGVWLLTTPRTSYALRIDETGAPCHLAWGPRLTLAEAGALVAPAQDMTSSFEGRPPVGEELPVDGGTRYGPPSLQVRYADSSRGFEWVPTGHRILEPAPGVSELVLEFRDRLYPLDVALHYTVRADTDVVERRTVVRNAGDEQVDLLRADSAAWTLPPLRDYRLSHVTGQWSAESQLRRDTLPFGETVLTSRRGITSHHANPWVMLDAGEATEEHGRVWSAALAWSGSWRITAQRTPDGLAGFTGGVGHEGTSVPLAPGEEFATPVFAGLCTDGGFGAASRAWHSYTTTHVLPRARELAPVLYNSWEATGFDVDEASQKALAERAALLGVELYVVDDGWFGARRSDRAGLGDWTPTPERFPEGLGPLADSVHRLGMRFGIWVEPEMVNPDSALYREHPDWVLHVPGRARTEMRNQLVLNFARDEVADWAYGWLTRLVGDHGVDFLKWDMNRAFGESGWPGQRDGNDRLWTRYVANLYGVIDRLRADHPGLRVETCSGGGGRVDLGILSRTDQAWTSDNTDAVDRLVIQHGFGQVYPARAMSAWVTDVPNQLTARSVPLRFRFHSAMCGLLGVGGDLTRWSEEELAEGAALVAEYKKVRHLVQHGELHRLSAPLGEEPTVVQYVGEDAGEALVLGFRYGPRHGLPGIPVRLRGLTPGARYRDAHTGAVHHANVLAEYGMRLDLAPGDWSSAAVHLVRVQEE, via the coding sequence ATGCCGCTGATCTCCCACTCCCCGGACACCGGGGTCTGGCTGCTGACCACACCGCGCACGTCGTACGCGCTGCGGATCGACGAGACCGGCGCGCCGTGTCATCTCGCGTGGGGGCCGCGGCTGACCCTGGCGGAGGCGGGCGCGCTGGTCGCTCCGGCACAGGACATGACGAGCAGCTTCGAGGGCCGGCCCCCGGTCGGGGAGGAACTCCCCGTCGACGGCGGCACCCGCTACGGCCCGCCCTCCCTCCAGGTCCGGTACGCGGACTCCTCCCGCGGCTTCGAATGGGTGCCGACCGGCCACCGGATCCTCGAACCGGCGCCCGGGGTGAGCGAGTTGGTGCTGGAGTTCCGCGACCGCCTGTACCCCCTCGACGTCGCGCTGCACTACACGGTCCGCGCCGACACGGACGTCGTCGAGCGGCGGACCGTGGTGCGCAACGCCGGTGACGAACAGGTCGACCTGCTGCGCGCCGACTCGGCCGCCTGGACGCTGCCGCCCCTGCGCGACTACCGGCTCAGCCATGTCACCGGCCAGTGGTCGGCAGAGAGCCAGCTGCGTCGCGACACACTGCCGTTCGGCGAGACGGTGCTGACCAGCCGGCGCGGCATCACCAGCCATCACGCCAACCCGTGGGTGATGCTCGACGCGGGCGAGGCGACGGAGGAGCACGGCCGGGTGTGGAGCGCGGCCCTTGCCTGGAGCGGGAGTTGGCGCATCACCGCGCAGCGCACCCCCGACGGGCTGGCCGGTTTCACCGGGGGCGTCGGCCACGAGGGGACGAGCGTTCCGCTCGCGCCGGGCGAGGAGTTCGCCACGCCGGTGTTCGCCGGGCTGTGCACGGACGGCGGGTTCGGGGCGGCGAGCCGTGCCTGGCACTCGTACACGACGACCCATGTGCTGCCTCGGGCGCGGGAGTTGGCGCCGGTGCTCTACAACTCGTGGGAGGCCACCGGGTTCGACGTCGACGAGGCGAGCCAGAAGGCGCTGGCCGAGCGGGCCGCGCTGCTGGGGGTCGAGCTGTACGTCGTCGACGACGGCTGGTTCGGGGCGCGGCGCAGCGACCGGGCGGGGCTGGGCGACTGGACGCCGACTCCGGAGCGCTTCCCCGAGGGGCTGGGGCCGCTGGCCGACTCCGTGCACCGGCTCGGGATGCGGTTCGGGATCTGGGTCGAGCCGGAGATGGTCAATCCGGACAGCGCGCTGTACCGCGAGCACCCCGACTGGGTGCTGCACGTTCCCGGCCGGGCCCGTACCGAGATGCGCAACCAGCTCGTCCTGAACTTCGCCCGGGACGAGGTGGCGGACTGGGCGTACGGCTGGCTGACCCGGCTGGTCGGGGACCACGGGGTCGACTTCCTCAAGTGGGACATGAACCGCGCCTTCGGCGAGTCGGGCTGGCCGGGGCAGCGGGACGGCAACGACCGGCTGTGGACGCGGTACGTGGCGAACCTGTACGGCGTCATCGACCGGCTGCGCGCCGACCATCCCGGGCTGCGGGTGGAGACGTGCAGTGGTGGCGGGGGCCGGGTCGACCTCGGGATCCTCTCCCGTACGGACCAGGCGTGGACGTCCGACAACACGGACGCCGTGGACCGGCTGGTGATTCAGCACGGCTTCGGGCAGGTGTATCCGGCGCGTGCCATGTCGGCGTGGGTGACCGACGTGCCCAATCAGCTCACGGCGCGTTCGGTGCCGCTGCGGTTCCGTTTCCACTCGGCGATGTGCGGGCTGCTCGGCGTCGGCGGTGACCTGACGCGCTGGTCCGAGGAGGAGCTCGCGGAGGGTGCGGCGCTGGTCGCCGAGTACAAGAAGGTGCGGCATCTGGTGCAGCACGGCGAGCTGCACCGGCTGTCGGCGCCGCTCGGGGAGGAGCCGACGGTCGTCCAGTACGTCGGTGAGGACGCGGGCGAGGCCCTGGTACTGGGCTTCCGGTACGGCCCTCGGCACGGTCTCCCGGGGATTCCGGTGCGGCTGCGGGGCCTGACGCCCGGCGCCCGGTACCGGGACGCGCACACGGGTGCCGTCCACCACGCGAACGTGCTGGCCGAGTACGGGATGCGGCTCGATCTCGCGCCCGGCGACTGGTCCAGCGCGGCCGTGCACCTGGTGCGCGTACAGGAGGAGTAG
- a CDS encoding UBP-type zinc finger domain-containing protein, which translates to MTKDTGIDPSVPPSGAGCVECDAVGGWWFHLRRCAQCGHIGCCDDSPAKHATGHFRDTGHPVIRSYEPGEAWFWNFETSELFEDGPPLAPPSAHPADQPAPGPAGRVPANWAQTLR; encoded by the coding sequence ATGACCAAGGACACCGGAATCGACCCCAGCGTCCCGCCCAGCGGTGCCGGATGCGTCGAGTGCGACGCCGTCGGCGGCTGGTGGTTCCATCTGCGGCGCTGCGCGCAGTGCGGCCACATCGGCTGCTGCGACGACTCGCCCGCCAAGCACGCCACCGGCCACTTCCGGGACACCGGTCATCCGGTGATCCGCAGTTACGAGCCGGGCGAGGCCTGGTTCTGGAACTTCGAGACGTCCGAACTGTTCGAGGACGGCCCGCCGCTCGCTCCCCCGTCCGCCCATCCGGCCGACCAGCCCGCCCCGGGACCCGCCGGACGCGTCCCGGCGAACTGGGCGCAGACGCTGCGCTGA
- a CDS encoding ROK family transcriptional regulator yields the protein MPPTIRAEVFPARTPAASQIFTTVLSHGPLTRVDAARRAGLSAAAVTKAVRPLLDAGYLVEDADVGTRPVLGRPANLVRVDGGRALFIGIKITGGEIFGVLTDLCCRVRVARDIPLTGSAPKAVLASVAELVGELLTEADGFGVPVLGCGIAVAGEVDRAGGAVRYSPFLGWRDVPLAELAAMTTGLPVTLDNDVRALTVAEQWFGAGVGLSDFAVLTVGAGIGCGLVVHGRVVAGAHGVAGEIGHVVVDPAGPPCHCGKRGCLQAFAGDAEIVTRVRRATGTSVTDSAEAVALARAGHPGAREVYARAGEAIGRGIATLANLLGPERVIISGEGLAAYELFAGQIRDAFTATAFGSAARCDLVTRPLPFEEWARGAAATAIRSFVRADQ from the coding sequence ATGCCCCCGACCATCCGTGCCGAGGTGTTTCCGGCCCGCACGCCGGCCGCCTCGCAGATCTTCACCACGGTCCTGTCCCACGGCCCCCTCACCCGCGTGGACGCGGCCCGGCGGGCGGGGCTGTCCGCCGCCGCCGTCACGAAGGCGGTCCGCCCGCTGCTCGACGCCGGCTACCTGGTCGAGGACGCGGATGTCGGGACCCGTCCTGTCCTGGGGCGCCCCGCGAACCTGGTACGTGTCGACGGGGGCCGGGCGCTGTTCATCGGCATCAAGATCACCGGCGGAGAGATCTTCGGTGTGCTCACGGACCTGTGCTGTCGCGTCCGGGTCGCCCGGGACATACCGCTGACCGGCAGCGCCCCCAAGGCGGTGCTGGCCTCCGTGGCCGAGCTGGTGGGGGAGCTGCTCACCGAGGCGGACGGCTTCGGGGTGCCGGTGCTGGGCTGCGGAATCGCCGTCGCCGGAGAGGTCGACCGCGCCGGAGGAGCCGTACGCTACTCGCCGTTCCTGGGGTGGCGTGATGTGCCGCTCGCCGAACTCGCCGCCATGACCACGGGGCTGCCCGTCACGCTCGACAACGACGTGCGGGCGCTCACCGTCGCCGAGCAGTGGTTCGGCGCCGGGGTGGGGCTGTCCGACTTCGCCGTGCTGACCGTCGGCGCGGGCATCGGCTGCGGGCTGGTGGTCCACGGGCGTGTGGTCGCGGGGGCGCACGGCGTTGCCGGAGAGATCGGGCACGTCGTCGTCGACCCGGCGGGGCCGCCCTGCCACTGCGGCAAGCGCGGCTGCCTGCAGGCGTTCGCGGGCGACGCGGAGATCGTCACCCGGGTCCGGCGGGCCACGGGAACCTCGGTCACCGACAGCGCCGAGGCCGTCGCCCTGGCCCGCGCGGGCCACCCCGGAGCGCGGGAGGTGTACGCGCGGGCCGGTGAGGCGATCGGGCGGGGCATCGCCACCTTGGCCAATCTGCTCGGACCCGAGCGCGTGATCATCTCCGGGGAGGGGCTGGCCGCGTACGAGCTGTTCGCCGGGCAGATCCGCGACGCGTTCACCGCCACCGCCTTCGGCTCCGCCGCCCGCTGCGACCTGGTGACCCGGCCGCTGCCCTTCGAGGAATGGGCACGCGGGGCGGCGGCGACGGCGATCCGGTCGTTCGTCAGAGCCGATCAGTAG
- a CDS encoding CAP domain-containing protein — protein sequence MSEMVPGGNTPLPGGTLTLRVPGPFDVSALVTDDGGKVGGDTDFVFYNQPTAPGARLHGDTLTVDPAALRPGATRVTVVVSAADPGTALGALPAPTLHVTGPGGRPLARFTPPRPQRETVLLLAELYRRGADWKLRALGQGYADGLAGLARDFGVDVADDASSVSTTASTSAGYGSPVPVADRSSRTPSRWADAASRLSGAASRLSDAAASRRPRPTGAPSPAGTAGSAHPTAVSAAGARPGSAAPAALAGTPGPLAPAGGFLALVNSARAAAGSPPVALDPRLSAAAQAHATDMASAGRLGTESRDGTSVHQRVTATGYTYLTVGEHLVSGPRTPEEFVDYCLRTEQARRTLRDPAFTQVGLAYVTGSRTGDTYWTALWARPLLPGDLARTAVEVTDLTNRERARAGLPPLAADALLTRAAQAHSTDMVVRAFYSHTGPDGSQPWDRAAAAGSSRRTIGENIACGQRSAAEVVEGWMNSPGHRANILKREFTHIGIGFAGGGKAGTYWTQLFGA from the coding sequence ATGAGCGAGATGGTCCCCGGAGGCAACACGCCCCTCCCCGGCGGCACCCTCACGCTCCGGGTGCCGGGCCCCTTCGACGTGAGCGCGCTCGTGACGGACGACGGCGGCAAGGTCGGCGGTGACACGGACTTCGTGTTCTACAACCAGCCGACGGCACCGGGAGCCCGGCTGCACGGCGACACCCTCACCGTCGACCCGGCGGCCCTGCGCCCCGGCGCCACCCGCGTGACGGTGGTCGTCAGCGCCGCCGACCCGGGCACGGCGCTGGGCGCGCTGCCCGCGCCGACACTCCACGTCACCGGTCCCGGCGGCCGCCCGCTCGCCCGGTTCACTCCGCCGCGCCCGCAGCGGGAGACGGTGCTGCTGCTGGCGGAGCTGTACCGGCGCGGCGCGGACTGGAAGCTGCGCGCGCTGGGCCAGGGTTACGCGGACGGGCTGGCGGGCCTCGCCCGGGACTTCGGGGTGGACGTCGCGGACGACGCCTCCTCCGTCTCGACCACGGCCTCGACCTCGGCCGGGTACGGCTCGCCGGTCCCGGTGGCGGACCGGTCCTCGCGCACGCCGTCCCGCTGGGCCGATGCCGCCTCGCGGCTGTCGGGTGCGGCCTCTCGTCTGTCGGACGCGGCGGCTTCGCGCCGGCCCCGGCCGACGGGCGCCCCGTCACCGGCCGGCACTGCCGGATCGGCTCACCCGACCGCCGTGTCCGCCGCCGGCGCACGGCCGGGGTCGGCGGCCCCCGCCGCCCTCGCCGGAACACCGGGCCCGCTCGCCCCCGCCGGTGGCTTTCTCGCCCTCGTCAACTCCGCCCGGGCCGCTGCCGGTTCCCCGCCCGTCGCCCTCGACCCGCGGCTCAGCGCCGCCGCTCAGGCGCACGCCACCGACATGGCCTCGGCCGGCCGCCTCGGCACCGAGAGCCGGGACGGCACGTCCGTCCACCAGCGCGTCACCGCCACCGGGTACACGTATCTGACCGTCGGCGAGCACCTGGTCTCCGGTCCCCGTACGCCCGAGGAGTTCGTCGACTACTGCCTGCGTACCGAGCAGGCCCGGCGCACCCTGCGCGACCCGGCGTTCACCCAGGTGGGCCTGGCGTACGTCACCGGGTCCCGCACGGGTGACACGTACTGGACAGCCCTCTGGGCCCGGCCCCTCCTGCCCGGAGACCTGGCGCGAACAGCCGTCGAGGTCACGGACCTCACCAACCGGGAGCGGGCCCGGGCCGGGCTGCCGCCGCTGGCCGCCGACGCCCTGCTCACCCGTGCCGCGCAGGCGCACAGTACGGACATGGTGGTCCGCGCGTTCTACTCGCACACCGGGCCCGACGGCAGCCAGCCGTGGGACCGGGCCGCCGCGGCGGGGTCCTCCCGGCGGACGATCGGCGAGAACATCGCGTGCGGGCAGCGGTCCGCCGCCGAGGTCGTCGAGGGTTGGATGAACAGCCCCGGGCACCGTGCCAACATCCTCAAGCGGGAGTTCACGCACATAGGCATCGGATTCGCGGGTGGCGGCAAGGCGGGCACGTACTGGACCCAGCTCTTCGGCGCCTGA
- a CDS encoding SAM-dependent methyltransferase, whose translation MTQDSSAPGARTPEKIDTTVPHSARIWNYWLGGKDNYPVDHEAGDAFREIFPGITDLAGDSRAFLGRAVRLLAGEAGIRQFLDIGTGLPTADNTHEIAQRVAPDARIVYVDNDPLVLTHAEALLTSSPEGVTDYVDADLHDPDAVLREAARTLDLSRPVALTLMQVSGHIADYEEARAIVRALMDALPSGSFLAFNDSVDTNKANAEATRLYNESGAAPYCLRSPRQLAGFFDGLELLAPGVVPITDWRPEPGAAAATGEVIALGGVARKP comes from the coding sequence GTGACGCAGGACTCGTCCGCCCCCGGCGCACGGACGCCGGAGAAGATCGACACGACGGTGCCGCACTCGGCCCGGATCTGGAACTACTGGCTCGGCGGCAAGGACAACTACCCGGTCGACCACGAGGCCGGCGACGCCTTCCGTGAGATCTTCCCCGGCATCACCGACCTCGCCGGCGACTCCCGCGCCTTCCTCGGCCGCGCCGTGCGCCTACTGGCGGGGGAGGCCGGGATCCGGCAGTTCCTCGACATCGGCACCGGCCTGCCCACGGCGGACAACACCCACGAGATCGCCCAGCGGGTGGCCCCCGACGCCCGCATCGTCTACGTGGACAACGACCCCCTCGTCCTGACCCACGCCGAGGCACTGCTCACCAGCTCCCCCGAGGGCGTGACCGACTACGTCGACGCCGACCTGCACGACCCCGACGCCGTCCTCCGGGAAGCGGCGCGGACCCTGGACCTCAGCCGACCGGTCGCCCTCACACTGATGCAGGTCAGCGGGCACATCGCCGACTACGAGGAGGCGCGGGCCATCGTCCGCGCGCTGATGGACGCGCTGCCGTCGGGCAGTTTCCTCGCCTTCAACGACAGCGTGGACACCAACAAGGCCAACGCCGAGGCCACCCGCCTCTACAACGAGAGCGGGGCCGCTCCCTACTGCCTGAGGAGCCCGCGGCAGCTCGCCGGTTTCTTCGACGGCCTGGAGCTGCTTGCCCCTGGCGTCGTCCCCATCACCGACTGGCGCCCGGAACCCGGGGCGGCCGCCGCGACCGGCGAGGTGATCGCCCTGGGCGGCGTCGCCCGCAAGCCGTAG
- a CDS encoding ATP-binding protein, with product MSGRLMPCSPAEIGSLFLFEKLTAEQLGRLCCEGRVELFDPGPVFAEGDPATCFYVMIEGTLVMSRRVGGDDVEVNRTSQPGVYTGAMQAYLKEGTPQKYKSSMRVTEPTRFFVLPSGTFAAIMQEWFPMAVHLLEGLFFGTQTAQRAIGQRERLLALGSLSAGLTHELNNPAAAAVRATSSLRDRVAHMRQKLGIIASGPYHRDALKSLVDIQERTAERVAKAQSLSPLEASDREDEVADWLDDHGIQGGWQIAPTFVQGGLDVDWLEQVAAAVDEEILQAAIGWLNYTVETELLMSEIEDSTTRISHLVDAAKQYSQLDRAPYQVADVHELLDSTLLMLSGKMGSRVRVVKDYDGSLPRIPAYPAELNQVWTNLIDNAVSAINSSGGEGTLTVRTAAVHDRLLVEFRDTGPGVPAEIKGRIFDPFFTTKPVGEGTGLGLDISWRIVVNKHHGDLKVESVPGDTRFQVLLPLTAADPDTAPDPAEASDPAQEPS from the coding sequence GTGAGCGGCCGGCTGATGCCGTGCAGCCCCGCGGAGATCGGGTCGCTGTTCCTGTTCGAGAAGCTGACCGCCGAGCAGCTCGGCAGACTGTGCTGCGAGGGAAGGGTCGAACTGTTCGACCCGGGGCCGGTGTTCGCCGAGGGTGACCCGGCCACCTGCTTCTACGTGATGATCGAGGGCACGCTCGTCATGTCGCGCCGGGTGGGCGGCGACGACGTCGAGGTGAACCGCACGTCCCAGCCCGGGGTGTACACGGGAGCGATGCAGGCGTACCTCAAGGAAGGGACGCCGCAGAAGTACAAGAGCTCGATGCGTGTCACCGAGCCGACGCGGTTCTTCGTGCTGCCCAGCGGGACGTTCGCGGCCATCATGCAGGAGTGGTTCCCGATGGCGGTCCACCTCCTGGAAGGGCTGTTCTTCGGTACACAGACCGCGCAGCGGGCCATCGGGCAGCGCGAACGGCTGCTCGCGCTGGGCTCGTTGTCCGCCGGGCTGACGCATGAGCTCAACAACCCGGCCGCCGCAGCGGTACGGGCCACGTCGTCGTTGCGCGACCGGGTGGCCCATATGCGGCAGAAGCTCGGGATCATCGCCTCGGGCCCCTACCACCGCGACGCCCTGAAGTCGCTGGTCGACATCCAGGAGCGCACGGCCGAGCGGGTCGCCAAGGCGCAGTCGCTGAGCCCGCTGGAAGCGTCCGACCGGGAGGACGAGGTCGCCGACTGGCTCGACGACCACGGCATCCAGGGCGGCTGGCAGATCGCGCCGACCTTCGTGCAGGGCGGCCTCGACGTCGACTGGCTGGAGCAGGTCGCGGCGGCCGTCGACGAGGAGATCCTCCAGGCTGCCATCGGATGGCTCAACTACACGGTCGAGACCGAGCTGCTGATGTCCGAGATCGAGGACTCCACCACACGCATCTCCCACCTCGTCGACGCGGCCAAGCAGTACTCGCAGCTGGACCGCGCCCCCTACCAGGTCGCCGACGTGCACGAACTCCTCGACAGCACGCTGCTGATGCTGTCGGGGAAGATGGGTTCGCGCGTCAGGGTCGTGAAGGACTACGACGGTTCACTGCCGAGGATCCCGGCCTACCCCGCCGAGCTCAACCAGGTGTGGACCAACCTGATCGACAACGCGGTCTCCGCCATCAACAGCTCGGGCGGGGAAGGCACGTTGACCGTACGGACGGCGGCGGTGCACGACCGGCTCCTGGTGGAGTTCCGCGACACGGGCCCGGGTGTGCCCGCGGAGATCAAGGGCCGGATCTTCGACCCGTTCTTCACCACCAAGCCGGTGGGCGAGGGCACGGGGCTGGGGCTCGACATCTCCTGGCGGATCGTCGTCAACAAGCACCACGGTGATCTGAAGGTGGAGTCCGTGCCCGGCGACACCCGCTTCCAGGTGCTGCTCCCCCTCACCGCCGCCGACCCCGATACCGCCCCCGACCCGGCCGAGGCATCCGACCCGGCCCAGGAGCCGTCATGA